A window of the Brassica napus cultivar Da-Ae chromosome C5, Da-Ae, whole genome shotgun sequence genome harbors these coding sequences:
- the LOC106345533 gene encoding carbon catabolite repressor protein 4 homolog 4 isoform X3 encodes MSTNPPMEPKVRNFESVEEADDKHSISKSDGIRFRLVSYNILAQVYVKSSLLPHSPPACLKWKARSHAILGVLKKLEADFFCLQEVDEYDSFYRKNMDSLGYSGIYIQRTGQRKRDGCAIFYKPSCAELVAKERIEYNDLLDSVKADSVQETETSNESKGDENAKDSRKDSRDLNDPLVRLKRDCVGIMAAFKINKPFHQVVIVANTHLYWDPELADVKLAQAKYLLSRLDQFKTLISNEFECTPSLLLSGDFNSIPGDKVYSYLVSGNGKPAETIEEEEEAPVPLCSAYEVTRGEPKFTNCTPGFTNTLDYIFFSPSDFIKPVSILQLPEPESPDVVGFLPNNHHPSDHLPIGAEFEISRNREFCS; translated from the exons ATGAGTACGAATCCTCCAATGGAGCCTAAAGTTCGCAACTTCGAATCTGTTGAAGAGGCTGATGATAAGCATTCAATAAGTAAATCTGATG GTATCAGATTCCGTCTCGTTTCGTATAACATATTAGCTCAG GTTTATGTGAAGAGCTCCCTTCTCCCGCACTCTCCACCTGCCTGCCTCAA ATGGAAAGCTCGTTCACATGCAATTCTGGGCGTTCTGAAAAAGCTCGAGGCTGACTTCTTTTGTTTGCAG GAAGTAGATGAGTACGATAGCTTTTACAGGAAAAACATGGACTCTCTGGGCTACTCTGGGATTTATATTCAGAGAACCGGACAGAGGAAGCGTGACGGTTGTGCAATCTTCTACAAGCCTAGCTg TGCAGAGTTAGTCGCCAAAGAAAGGATCGAATATAATGATCTTTTGGACTCAGTAAAGGCAGACAGTGTACAGGAGACTGAGACCTCCAATGAATCAAAAGGTGATGAGAATGCGAAAG ATTCTCGAAAAGACAGCCGTGACCTTAATGATCCACTAGTCAGACTAAAACGTGATTGTGTTGGAATAATGGCTGCTTTTAAGATCAACAAGCCGTTTCACCAAGTCGTCATCGTGGCCAACACCCATCTTTACTG GGACCCGGAGCTAGCTGATGTGAAGCTGGCACAAGCCAAGTATCTACTTTCACGACTAGATCAGTTCAAGACACTAATATCAAATGAATTCGAGTGCACACCTTCCTTGTTACTATCTGGTGACTTCAATTCAATTCCTGGGGATAAG gtGTATAGTTATCTAGTATCTGGTAATGGTAAGCCTGCAGAGACcatagaagaggaagaagaagcaccAGTGCCTCTGTGTAGTGCCTATGAAGTGACAAGAGGAGAGCCTAAGTTCACAAACTGCACTCCTGGCTTCACAAACACGCTTGACTACATCTTCTTCTCTCCTTCAGACTTCATCAAACCTGTCAGTATCCTCCAGCTACCTGAACCGGAATCTCCAGATGTTGTCGGTTTCTTACCAAATAACCATCACCCGAGTGATCATTTGCCGATAGGAGCTGAGTTTGAGATCAGTCGGAATAGAGAATTTTGTTCTTGA
- the LOC106345533 gene encoding carbon catabolite repressor protein 4 homolog 4 isoform X2 has protein sequence MFNTTSLLHLPGPILPSFTTISCGVCRKIVSRRMSTNPPMEPKVRNFESVEEADDKHSISKSDGIRFRLVSYNILAQVYVKSSLLPHSPPACLKWKARSHAILGVLKKLEADFFCLQEVDEYDSFYRKNMDSLGYSGIYIQRTGQRKRDGCAIFYKPSCAELVAKERIEYNDLLDSVKADSVQETETSNESKDSRKDSRDLNDPLVRLKRDCVGIMAAFKINKPFHQVVIVANTHLYWDPELADVKLAQAKYLLSRLDQFKTLISNEFECTPSLLLSGDFNSIPGDKVYSYLVSGNGKPAETIEEEEEAPVPLCSAYEVTRGEPKFTNCTPGFTNTLDYIFFSPSDFIKPVSILQLPEPESPDVVGFLPNNHHPSDHLPIGAEFEISRNREFCS, from the exons ATGTTTAACACTACTAGTTTGCTTCATCTTCCTGGCCCAATACTTCCTTCTTTCACCACCATCAG TTGTGGAGTCTGCAGGAAGATTGTTTCGAGAAGAATGAGTACGAATCCTCCAATGGAGCCTAAAGTTCGCAACTTCGAATCTGTTGAAGAGGCTGATGATAAGCATTCAATAAGTAAATCTGATG GTATCAGATTCCGTCTCGTTTCGTATAACATATTAGCTCAG GTTTATGTGAAGAGCTCCCTTCTCCCGCACTCTCCACCTGCCTGCCTCAA ATGGAAAGCTCGTTCACATGCAATTCTGGGCGTTCTGAAAAAGCTCGAGGCTGACTTCTTTTGTTTGCAG GAAGTAGATGAGTACGATAGCTTTTACAGGAAAAACATGGACTCTCTGGGCTACTCTGGGATTTATATTCAGAGAACCGGACAGAGGAAGCGTGACGGTTGTGCAATCTTCTACAAGCCTAGCTg TGCAGAGTTAGTCGCCAAAGAAAGGATCGAATATAATGATCTTTTGGACTCAGTAAAGGCAGACAGTGTACAGGAGACTGAGACCTCCAATGAATCAAAAG ATTCTCGAAAAGACAGCCGTGACCTTAATGATCCACTAGTCAGACTAAAACGTGATTGTGTTGGAATAATGGCTGCTTTTAAGATCAACAAGCCGTTTCACCAAGTCGTCATCGTGGCCAACACCCATCTTTACTG GGACCCGGAGCTAGCTGATGTGAAGCTGGCACAAGCCAAGTATCTACTTTCACGACTAGATCAGTTCAAGACACTAATATCAAATGAATTCGAGTGCACACCTTCCTTGTTACTATCTGGTGACTTCAATTCAATTCCTGGGGATAAG gtGTATAGTTATCTAGTATCTGGTAATGGTAAGCCTGCAGAGACcatagaagaggaagaagaagcaccAGTGCCTCTGTGTAGTGCCTATGAAGTGACAAGAGGAGAGCCTAAGTTCACAAACTGCACTCCTGGCTTCACAAACACGCTTGACTACATCTTCTTCTCTCCTTCAGACTTCATCAAACCTGTCAGTATCCTCCAGCTACCTGAACCGGAATCTCCAGATGTTGTCGGTTTCTTACCAAATAACCATCACCCGAGTGATCATTTGCCGATAGGAGCTGAGTTTGAGATCAGTCGGAATAGAGAATTTTGTTCTTGA
- the LOC106345533 gene encoding carbon catabolite repressor protein 4 homolog 4 isoform X1 — MFNTTSLLHLPGPILPSFTTISCGVCRKIVSRRMSTNPPMEPKVRNFESVEEADDKHSISKSDGIRFRLVSYNILAQVYVKSSLLPHSPPACLKWKARSHAILGVLKKLEADFFCLQEVDEYDSFYRKNMDSLGYSGIYIQRTGQRKRDGCAIFYKPSCAELVAKERIEYNDLLDSVKADSVQETETSNESKGDENAKDSRKDSRDLNDPLVRLKRDCVGIMAAFKINKPFHQVVIVANTHLYWDPELADVKLAQAKYLLSRLDQFKTLISNEFECTPSLLLSGDFNSIPGDKVYSYLVSGNGKPAETIEEEEEAPVPLCSAYEVTRGEPKFTNCTPGFTNTLDYIFFSPSDFIKPVSILQLPEPESPDVVGFLPNNHHPSDHLPIGAEFEISRNREFCS; from the exons ATGTTTAACACTACTAGTTTGCTTCATCTTCCTGGCCCAATACTTCCTTCTTTCACCACCATCAG TTGTGGAGTCTGCAGGAAGATTGTTTCGAGAAGAATGAGTACGAATCCTCCAATGGAGCCTAAAGTTCGCAACTTCGAATCTGTTGAAGAGGCTGATGATAAGCATTCAATAAGTAAATCTGATG GTATCAGATTCCGTCTCGTTTCGTATAACATATTAGCTCAG GTTTATGTGAAGAGCTCCCTTCTCCCGCACTCTCCACCTGCCTGCCTCAA ATGGAAAGCTCGTTCACATGCAATTCTGGGCGTTCTGAAAAAGCTCGAGGCTGACTTCTTTTGTTTGCAG GAAGTAGATGAGTACGATAGCTTTTACAGGAAAAACATGGACTCTCTGGGCTACTCTGGGATTTATATTCAGAGAACCGGACAGAGGAAGCGTGACGGTTGTGCAATCTTCTACAAGCCTAGCTg TGCAGAGTTAGTCGCCAAAGAAAGGATCGAATATAATGATCTTTTGGACTCAGTAAAGGCAGACAGTGTACAGGAGACTGAGACCTCCAATGAATCAAAAGGTGATGAGAATGCGAAAG ATTCTCGAAAAGACAGCCGTGACCTTAATGATCCACTAGTCAGACTAAAACGTGATTGTGTTGGAATAATGGCTGCTTTTAAGATCAACAAGCCGTTTCACCAAGTCGTCATCGTGGCCAACACCCATCTTTACTG GGACCCGGAGCTAGCTGATGTGAAGCTGGCACAAGCCAAGTATCTACTTTCACGACTAGATCAGTTCAAGACACTAATATCAAATGAATTCGAGTGCACACCTTCCTTGTTACTATCTGGTGACTTCAATTCAATTCCTGGGGATAAG gtGTATAGTTATCTAGTATCTGGTAATGGTAAGCCTGCAGAGACcatagaagaggaagaagaagcaccAGTGCCTCTGTGTAGTGCCTATGAAGTGACAAGAGGAGAGCCTAAGTTCACAAACTGCACTCCTGGCTTCACAAACACGCTTGACTACATCTTCTTCTCTCCTTCAGACTTCATCAAACCTGTCAGTATCCTCCAGCTACCTGAACCGGAATCTCCAGATGTTGTCGGTTTCTTACCAAATAACCATCACCCGAGTGATCATTTGCCGATAGGAGCTGAGTTTGAGATCAGTCGGAATAGAGAATTTTGTTCTTGA